From the Deinococcus sonorensis KR-87 genome, the window GCTGGCGCAGCGCTACGGCAAGCAGCTGTCATTGCCGGGCTTCGGCATCTTTGCGCTGATGTTCGTGGCGGTGTGGTGGGCCTGGCTGGGCAACACCAGTTTCGCGGCCCGCTACGGCAACGTCGGCCGCCCGTACCGCTGGGGCACCCTGCTGCAGATTGTCGCCACCGCCATGCTGGCGCTGGCCATCCAGGGTGACCTGAAGGATGTGGGCTGGCTGTTCGCCGCCGCCTACGCGGCGGGACGGGTGGCCCTGATCCTGATCTACGCCTGGCACGGCCGGCAGAACGGCATGCCCGAAGGCGAACGCCGGCTGGTCGGTGGCTTTGTGGTCAGCACGCTGCTGTGGGTGCTCTCGGCACCGCTGCACGGGGCGGCCCAGTGGGGCCTGTGGATCGGGGCGCTGCTGCTGGACTTGGTGGTCAGCCTGTACGTCGAGTCCAGGTATCAGCGCGAACAGCCGCATCAGGAGCACTATCCGGAGCGGGTAGGCACGCTGATCATCATCTCGCTCGGCTCGGCCATCACCAACCTGGTGATCTCGGCCGGACACCAGCAGCTGCGCTTCAGCGACCAGCTGCCGATGCTGCTGGCTTTGGTATGCACCCTCGCCCTGTGGCGGATGTACTTCGACGAGGCCAACGGCCTGCCCGCCCGGCTGGCGGCGCAGCGCGGCCACCGCAGCACGCTGCTCAGCTGGACCTATGCCCACCTCCCACTGACCCTGGCCCTGACGGTGCTGGCGGTGGGCCTGGGCCTGGACATCCGCAGCGGGGACCGGTATTCGGCGCTGCAGGCCCAGGTGGTGATCAGCAGCTCGCTCGCCAGCGTGTTTCTGAGCCTGGTGCTGGTGCGGGTGCTGGCCGCGCAGCCATTGCGTCACGAGCCGGGGCTGGTCCGGACACCGCTGCACTTCAGCCTCAGCAGCGTGGCGCGGCTGGTCGGGGCCGGGCTGCTGCTGGGACTGCTGGCGCTGCATCTGCCCGCGCTGCCGTACATGCTGGGCGTCACGGGGCTCACGCTGGCGGTGGCGGTGGCCAGCTGGCGCGACCCGGTGCGCCAGAACCTGACCGAACTGGAAGAGCAGCTGGACCCCGGGCTGCCGCCCGGCTGAAACGCTAGGATGCCGGCATGGGACGGCTGATTTCAGCGGTGGTGGGGGTGCTGTTGCTGGCCATCCTGGCGCTGGCAGGCGTGTGGTTGCTGGGTCAGCTGCTGACCGGGCTGGGGGCCTTCGTGGTGGCCACGGCCGGGGTGCTGGGCGGCCTGCTGAAGTTCATGCTGGTGGCCGGGGTGCTGGGCGGCCTGGTGTACTTCCTGGCCAGCACGTGGCGGCGCGGCGTCTGAAGGCAGGCGGCCCGGCTCAGCCGAGTTCGTAGCGGTCCGGCGGGCGCAGGTACTCGCGCTCCGGGTCGTCCAGGCTGCCCACCTGCGGCAGGTGACCGGCGTTCTGGCGATCGTTGAGGCTGCGCAGCGCCCGGCGCAGAAACCAGCTGCTGCCCTCGGCCTGCAGGTCCGCGCCGGACGCGAGGTATTCCAGGGCGCGCGGGCCGTCGGCGCTGCCCAGCAGGCCCAGCGCGGCGGGGTTGTCGTGCAGGCGGGCCGTCACGGTGAGGCCGGGGGCAAACTCGAAGTCCCGGATGGCCTGCTCAGCTTCCTTGAGGTAGGGCTCCAGTGCCTGGGTCATGCCGTCAGCATTCTCCCGGAGGCCCCGGACCCACCACCCCGAACAATGTTCATGCTTGCCGGGGGTAACCGTTCCCCCAAAGTGACCGGGCAAACCCGGTAAGATAATGGACTGGAGCCCGTGACGCCACACGCTGGACGCACGGCGGAGGACCTTTGAGCTACTGGAGACGCACCATCAAGCCGCTGCTGGACGACGAGACCGGGACCCTGTTCAAGCAGGCTCCGGCCCGCGTCACGCTGGGCTTTCCCAACCGTTACTCGGTCGGCATGGCCAGCCTGGGCTATCAGGTCATCTACCGCCTGTTCAATCAGGTGGAGGGCGTGGCTTGTGAGCGGGCCTTCCTGCCGGACGACCCGGAGCTGTTCGAGACCCAGCACCTCAAGCGCGGCGAGGCGCTGCCCACCGTCGAGAGCGGGCGGGCGGCCGGCGACTGTGAGCTGCTGGCGCTGAGCGTCAGCTTCGAGCTGGACCTGACCAACATCATCCGGATGCTGGACCTGTGCAGCCTGCACCCGTTGCGTGACCAGCGCAGCGACGAGGACCCGATCATCATGATCGGCGGGCCGCTGACCAGCAGCAACCCCTACCCGCTGACCCCGTTTGCCGACGTGATCGTGATCGGGGACGGTGAGCAGGTGGTGCCGCTGATCGCCGCCGCACTGCGCGACGCCTCGTCCCGCGAGGACTTCTACGACCTGGTGGACGGCCTGCCGGGCATCTTCCTGCCGCAGCGCCACAGCCACGAGCCGCAGTGGGCCACCGCGCCCAAGGAGCTGCTGCCCGCCTACAGCCAGATCGTGACGCCGCACAGCGAGCTGAGCAACATGTTCCTGGTGGAAGCGCAGCGCGGGTGCCCGCGCCCCTGCACCTTCTGCCTGGCCCGCACCATGTACGGCCCCAACCGCAACAACCAGGGCCAGGAACTGCTGGACGTGATTCCCGACTGGGCCACCAAGGTGGGCCTGGTGGGGGCGGCGCTCTCGGACTTTCCGCACACCAAGATGGTGGGCCGCGCCCTGACCGACCGGGGCATCAAGCTGGGCGTCAGCAGCATCCGCGCCGACACGGTGGACGAGGAACTGGCGGCCATCCTGAAGGCGGGCGGCCTGCGGACCTTCACGGTCGCCTCCGACGCGCCCAGCGAGCGGCTGCGTCAGTGGCTCAAGAAGGGCATCACCACCGAAGACCTGCTCAAGACCGCCCAGATCAGCCGCGACCTGGGCTTCTCGGGCCTGAAGGTCTACATGATGATCGGGCTGGGGCCGGAGAACGACGACGACATCACCGAGCTGATCAGCTTCACCAAGGAGCTGGCGCAGATCAACCGCATCGCGCTGGGCATCAGCCCCTTTGTACCCAAACGCCACACTCCGCACTTCCAGGACAGCTTCGCCGGCATCAAGGTGATCGAGGGGCGCCTGAAGCGCATCCAGAAGGAGTTGCGCTCCACCGCCGAGTTGCGCAACGTGTCGGCCAAGTGGGCGTGGGTAGAGAGCGTCATCGCGCGCGGCGGGCCGGAGGTGGGCATGGCCGCCTATCAGATCTACCGCTCCGAGAGCATCGGTGCCTGGAAAAAGGCGCTGGACGATGTGGGCTGGGTGGACCCCTTCGCCAGCAATGAAAGCCGCATTGATCTGCCGGCCGGTCAGGTGGTCCACGGCCACTACGATGAACTGGCCGGACGTCAGGTCAGCAGCCACGCCGAGGGCCTGGCGATCTAAACCAGGAAGTACAGTCCGCACGCCTGTCCGATATCACCGTCGGACAGGCGTGCTGCTTTGAGGGCATGTCATGGTAAAGCTATATGGTGCAGTACGAGCCTATCCTTCAAACGTCCATGACTGCAAAATTCGGTATTGACTTGAAGAAGGCTAGAGAGCATCCCAGTTCCAAGTTACTAGATTTTGAGTTCTGGAGTGATGAACGCTGTGTTTTTGTCGCCGAACTCAAAACCATAACGCGGTACCCTCCCTCTGAGGAAACAGGATGGGACATTACCCACCACAGCCATGTCGAACTGAGCGCCGTCCGCACCGAAAACTCGCCAAACCGTGTCGCCAACCTCATTGGAAAAGCGTTCACTCAGCTTGAGTTGAGGCCAGAGCCCAAGTGGGTGATTCTGCTTAACGATGCCGACCTGAATCTGCTCGATCTGAAAGAAGCTGTCCAAGGCTACCTTGACTATCAGAGCTTAGCAGGCACAGTAGTAACAAATACCAGCTCAGCGCATGTCGCACAGCGGCTCAAGAAGACGCTCGCCCATCTCGATGCACTTCTTTGGATCGAACGTTCCACCTCACAGTATTCGTATTTCTGTATTAGCGAAGAGGGATTAGGAATTTATCAGCGATATTTTGCAAAAAAATCCCCAGCTGAAGTCCACTTCAGCTGGGGTGTATCGCCCTGATCCATCCTTGTGCCCACCCGGCCCTGACACTGCGGTGGCCACAGTGCTGAATGCCCCCACAAGGCAGTCTCAGTTCTTCCAATAAGTGTGATCTGTACGCCCGAAATCACAAGACCGCCGGCCCTCCCACCCCCGACCAGCAAGGCATATGATCGGCACAATGACGTCCTCCCCCGCCGGCCAGACTCCGCCGTCCCGCTTTGCCGCCCTCCGGCGCTGGCTGCTCGAAGAACAATCAAGCACCACCGAGCACCAGGGCTTCTACGAGGAGGAGCGGGCGGCGCGGGCGCAGAGCCACACCCACCCGTGGTGGAAGGTGATGTGTCTGACCGGCGTGGACTATTTCAGCACCCTCGGCTACCAGCCGGGCATCGCGGCGCTGGCGGCCGGCGCCCTGTCGCCGTTCGCCACGCTGGTGCTGGTGCTGGTCACCCTGTTCGGCGCGCTGCCGATGTACCGCCGGGTGGCCGAGGAGAGCCCGCACGGCGACGGCAGCATCAGCATGCTGGAACGGTTGCTGAGCTTCTGGCCCAGCAAACTGCTGGTGCTGGCCCTGATCGGCTTCGTGGCCACCGGCTTTGTCATTACCATCACCCTCTCGGCCGCCGACGCCGCCGCACACCTCACCGAGAACCCCTTCGTCAAGCCGTTCCTGAGCGGCGCCCAGCTGCCGGCCACCCTGGTGCTGATCCTGCTGCTGGGTGCGGTGTTCCTGAAGGGCTTCAAGGAGGCCATCGGCATCGCGGTGGGCATTGTGCTGCTGTACCTGGGCCTCAGCGCGGTGGTGGTGATCAAGGGCCTGCTGCTGGTGCTGGCCCAGCCGCAGGTGGTGCCGCACTGGTTCAGTGGGCTGGGGCAGCTGTACACCAGCCCGCTGGCGCTGATCGGGGCGGCGCTGCTGGTGTTTCCGCGGCTGGCGCTGGGCCTCTCCGGCTTCGAGACCGGCGTGGTGGTGATGCCGCTGATCCAGGGCGACCTGGGCGACCTGGAGTCCCAGCCGCGCGGGCGGATTCGCAACGGCAAGCGGCTGCTCACCACCGCCGCGCTGATCATGAGCGTTTTCCTGCTGGCCAGCAGCCTGGTCACCACCCTGCTGATTCCGGCGGCGGCCTTCTGGCCGGCCACCACCACCACCCGCACCATCAGCGCCCGCGACCTGGCCGCCGGCACCGGGCGCGTCGTGGTGGGCCTGGACGACAGCGCCAGTCCCCAGCAGGTCGTGGACCTGCCGCTGCCGGCCGGCGCGCGCGGCAGCTTTCCGGTGCAGGCGCAGACCGCCGGAGGGCCGGTGGCCCTGCAGGTGACGGTCACGCCGGGGCTGGACAACCCCACCGTGACGGTCGCGAAGCCGGCCGGAGCCGCGAACGGCCGCGCGCTGGCCTATCTGGCGCACCGCCGGCTGGGTGAGGTGTTCGGCACCGTCTACGACTTCAGCACCATCCTGATCCTGTGGTTTGCGGGGGCCAGCGCCATGGCCGGGCTGCTGAACATCGTGCCGCGCTACCTACCGCGCTACGGCATGGCCCCCGAGTGGACCCGCGTCAACCGCCCGCTGGTGCTGGTGTTCATCAGCATTGCCATCCTGGTCACGCTGGCCTTCCGTGCCAACGTGGACGCCCAGGCCGGCGCGTATGCCACCGGCGTGCTGGCCCTGATGACCAGCGCCGCCGTCGCCGTCACACTCTCAGCCTTCCGCCACCAGCAGAGACGGCTGGGCGTCATGTTCACGGTCATCAGCCTGATTTTTATCTACACGCTCACCGTCACGGTGCTGACCGACCCGGAGGGCCTGACCATCGCGCTGCTGTTCATCGCCGCCGTGCTGATGGTCAGCATCACCTCGCGGCTGCAGCGCTCATTCGAGCTGCGCGTGACCAATGTGGTGATGGACGAGTCGGCCACGGAACTGCTCAAGCGCTTTCCGGTGCACCCGCTGCGGCTGGTCGCGCACCGTCCGGGGCCGGCCAGTCAGGCGGAGTACCACAAGATCGAACTGCGCTCGCGCCAGATGGCCCACCTGCCGGACGAGGCGGATTTCGTATTTCTGGAGGTGGAGGTGGACGACGCCAGCGACTTCAGCGACGTGGTGGAGGTGACGGGCGTGCAGGTGGGCCGCTACAGCATCCTGCGGGCGCGCGGCTCCAGCGTGCCGAACAGCATTGCGGCGTTGATGCTGCACCTGCGTGGCAAGGGCGCGCCGCCACAGGTCTACATGCGCTGGAGCGAGGACAGCCCGCTGCATCTGGCGCTGCGCTTTGTGCTGGAAGGTGAGGGCGACGTACCGCCGCTGACCCACGAGATCCTGCGCCGGGCGGAACCGAACCGCGACCGTCGCCCCATCGTGCACGTGGGCGGCTGATCCGTTCTCGCCGGACGGCGGCGTTATGCTGACCGGCATGGACCTCTCTGCCATCCGCGCGCGCTTCCCCCAACTCGACGGCGATCTGGTGTACCTGGACAACGCGGCCGGCGGCCTGATGCCGGCCACCAGCATCCAGGCTATCCAGGAGTACCTCACGCGCTACGGCAGCATCAACAGCATGGCCGGGCACGTGCGCGGCGCAGAGGTGCTGGCCCTCAAGCAGCGGGCCCGCGCCGCCACGGCGCTGTTCCTCAATGCCCAGCCCCATGAAGTGGCCATCGGGCAGAGCGCCACTGCGCTGGCGTTCCGGCTGTCGGCGGCGTTTGCCCGGCTGTGGGGCAGTGGCGACGAGGTGATCATCTCCGAACTGGACCACGAGGCCGACGCCAGCCCCTGGCGCGAGCTGGAGCGCGTGGGCGTGACGGTGAAGGTCTGGCCCGCCCGCGACGACCTGACGCTGCACCCGGACGACCTGAAGCCGCTGCTCACGCCGCGCACCCGGCTGCTGGCCTTCACGGCCGCCTCCAACGCGCTGGGCGTGCGGACCCCGCTGCAGGAAGCGGCGCAACTGGCGCGGCAGAACGGCACCTGGACCATCGTGGACGCGGTGCATCTGGCGTCCCATGAGCTGCCGGACGTGCAGGCCTGGGGCCTGGACTTCCTGATGTTCAGCCCCTACAAGGTGTTCGCCCCCCACCTGGGCGCGCTGTACGTGCGCGGTGAGCTGCTGGCGGGCCTGCCGGTCCCCAAGCTGGAGTTCGTGGCCGACGACGACATCACCAAGCTGGAACATGGCACCCCGCAGTTCGAGCTGCAGGCCGGCTGGCTGGCCACCCTGGACTACCTGCGTGAACTGGGCGGGGCCGAGTCCCTGGACCGCGCCGCCCTGCAGGCCGCCTACGCCCGCATCCACGCGCTGGAAGCGCCGCTGGCCGAGCAGCTGCTTCAGGGCCTGCAGCGTCATCCGCAGGTCACGGTCTACGGCCCGCAGGCTGCGGACCAGCGGGTCGGGACGGTGGGCTTCCGGGTCAACGGCGAGACGCCCGATCAGACCGCCCACCGGCTCTCGGAGCGCGGCGTCAGCGTGGCCGCCGGGCACTTCTACGCGGTCATGCCGATCCGCAAGCTGGGCCTGTACCCGGACGGGCTGGTGCGCGCCAGCCTCGCCCACTACACTTCCGCAGACGACGTGGAGCGGCTGCTGGCCGCCCTCTGAGCACCAGCGGATAGGGGGCAGTCGGGAGCGTTACCGCTGCAGCGGAAGACGTTCAGGCGGCTCGGATTGGAGCGCGGGGACCCGCTGGGGACTGCACCGGCGCGTCGGCGCGGACAGGGTGTCCCCCGCCCTGGGCACGGCATCCGGCTGCCTGACCTCCTGAGCCGGAGGCCTGGAGGTCCTGCCTAGCTCCGGCCCAATTCACCAGCGCAGTGCTGCCTCCTGCCGCACCCTGGCCTCCGCTCCTCGTTCTGCTTCAGCCGTGCATCTCGCCCTCGCGGCTCTCGGTGCCGGCCAGCTCGGTGGAGTGGTTCGCCTGCGCCGGTGTGGGCACCTGCGCCGGAAGAACCGCGTCGCCGTCCACCTCGTCGGCCCAGACGCGCATGTGCACCAGCCGGGCATTGCCAAAGGCGGTGTTGAAGGCGGTGTCTGAGGCGTCCCGGCCGGTGGCGATCAGCACCCGCCCGGCCCGGGGGACGTTGTGGCGGGCATCGAAGGTGCGCCACGCCCCGTCCACCCAGGCCTCGAACCAGGCGTGGAAGTCCATCGGCCGCCCGTCCTGCGGCACCCCGACGTCCGGCAGGTAGCCGCACACATAGCGGGCCGGAATGTTGAGGGCGCGGCAGTAGGCCACCCCCAGGTGGGCAAAGTCGCGGCACACGGCCACGCCGCTCTGGTACGCCTGGCTGGCGGTGGTGGCGCTGGTGCTGCCCGCGCCGTACCGCAGCGTGCCGTGCAGATGGTCGCAGATCGCCTGCACCTGCATCCAGCCGGCCGGCACACTCCCGAAGCGCTGCCACGCCTCCGGGGTCAGCAGGTCCGAGTCCACATAGCGGCTGGGCAACAGGTACTGCAGCAGCTCGTCCGGCAGCCGCTCCACAGGGGTGCCGGGCAGACCGCTCAACACCGGGTCGCGGCGGCTGGGCACGTCGGCCAGCAGGTCGTGGGTGATCCGCAGGCGGCCGGGCGGTGCCAGCACCCGCCACACCACGTTGCCGAAGGCGTCCATGTAGCTGCTGGTCTGGGCCAGCGGCAGGTCCGGGCTGAGCTCGCGGCGCTGCGCCACGATGCGCTGGCCCGGGCGATCGCGCGGCTCCACCACAAACAGCATCGGGGTGGCGTAGCTCAGCTCGAACTCGAACTCGAAGCCGGCCCGGACCCTCAGAACGTCCGGATTGCGGCGGCGGGGCTGTGGGCTCAGGCTGGTCGTCTCGCCGTCCGTCATCTCATCATGGTACGGGGCGGCCTGGCCGGGCAACGCTGGGCGTTCATCCGGAACCTACATCAAGCGTTCAGGTTCTCATGCCGCCGGACGGGCGGTTATCGCACTTCCGCTACTTTTCCTGAGTGTGGTCATGTTAGGATATGGGCGCGAGGCGGCGCAGCGGCGTCCCCTATCTGCCCCCCATCTGGAGTCACATGGATTACTACGAATTGCTTGGCGTGGCCCGGACGGC encodes:
- a CDS encoding low temperature requirement protein A; the protein is MTWGQQDVRPGQHRPEAASQRVSWLELFFDLLFVTAFDQLAQRYGKQLSLPGFGIFALMFVAVWWAWLGNTSFAARYGNVGRPYRWGTLLQIVATAMLALAIQGDLKDVGWLFAAAYAAGRVALILIYAWHGRQNGMPEGERRLVGGFVVSTLLWVLSAPLHGAAQWGLWIGALLLDLVVSLYVESRYQREQPHQEHYPERVGTLIIISLGSAITNLVISAGHQQLRFSDQLPMLLALVCTLALWRMYFDEANGLPARLAAQRGHRSTLLSWTYAHLPLTLALTVLAVGLGLDIRSGDRYSALQAQVVISSSLASVFLSLVLVRVLAAQPLRHEPGLVRTPLHFSLSSVARLVGAGLLLGLLALHLPALPYMLGVTGLTLAVAVASWRDPVRQNLTELEEQLDPGLPPG
- a CDS encoding B12-binding domain-containing radical SAM protein, whose product is MSYWRRTIKPLLDDETGTLFKQAPARVTLGFPNRYSVGMASLGYQVIYRLFNQVEGVACERAFLPDDPELFETQHLKRGEALPTVESGRAAGDCELLALSVSFELDLTNIIRMLDLCSLHPLRDQRSDEDPIIMIGGPLTSSNPYPLTPFADVIVIGDGEQVVPLIAAALRDASSREDFYDLVDGLPGIFLPQRHSHEPQWATAPKELLPAYSQIVTPHSELSNMFLVEAQRGCPRPCTFCLARTMYGPNRNNQGQELLDVIPDWATKVGLVGAALSDFPHTKMVGRALTDRGIKLGVSSIRADTVDEELAAILKAGGLRTFTVASDAPSERLRQWLKKGITTEDLLKTAQISRDLGFSGLKVYMMIGLGPENDDDITELISFTKELAQINRIALGISPFVPKRHTPHFQDSFAGIKVIEGRLKRIQKELRSTAELRNVSAKWAWVESVIARGGPEVGMAAYQIYRSESIGAWKKALDDVGWVDPFASNESRIDLPAGQVVHGHYDELAGRQVSSHAEGLAI
- a CDS encoding APC family permease, translating into MTSSPAGQTPPSRFAALRRWLLEEQSSTTEHQGFYEEERAARAQSHTHPWWKVMCLTGVDYFSTLGYQPGIAALAAGALSPFATLVLVLVTLFGALPMYRRVAEESPHGDGSISMLERLLSFWPSKLLVLALIGFVATGFVITITLSAADAAAHLTENPFVKPFLSGAQLPATLVLILLLGAVFLKGFKEAIGIAVGIVLLYLGLSAVVVIKGLLLVLAQPQVVPHWFSGLGQLYTSPLALIGAALLVFPRLALGLSGFETGVVVMPLIQGDLGDLESQPRGRIRNGKRLLTTAALIMSVFLLASSLVTTLLIPAAAFWPATTTTRTISARDLAAGTGRVVVGLDDSASPQQVVDLPLPAGARGSFPVQAQTAGGPVALQVTVTPGLDNPTVTVAKPAGAANGRALAYLAHRRLGEVFGTVYDFSTILILWFAGASAMAGLLNIVPRYLPRYGMAPEWTRVNRPLVLVFISIAILVTLAFRANVDAQAGAYATGVLALMTSAAVAVTLSAFRHQQRRLGVMFTVISLIFIYTLTVTVLTDPEGLTIALLFIAAVLMVSITSRLQRSFELRVTNVVMDESATELLKRFPVHPLRLVAHRPGPASQAEYHKIELRSRQMAHLPDEADFVFLEVEVDDASDFSDVVEVTGVQVGRYSILRARGSSVPNSIAALMLHLRGKGAPPQVYMRWSEDSPLHLALRFVLEGEGDVPPLTHEILRRAEPNRDRRPIVHVGG
- a CDS encoding cysteine desulfurase-like protein, whose amino-acid sequence is MDLSAIRARFPQLDGDLVYLDNAAGGLMPATSIQAIQEYLTRYGSINSMAGHVRGAEVLALKQRARAATALFLNAQPHEVAIGQSATALAFRLSAAFARLWGSGDEVIISELDHEADASPWRELERVGVTVKVWPARDDLTLHPDDLKPLLTPRTRLLAFTAASNALGVRTPLQEAAQLARQNGTWTIVDAVHLASHELPDVQAWGLDFLMFSPYKVFAPHLGALYVRGELLAGLPVPKLEFVADDDITKLEHGTPQFELQAGWLATLDYLRELGGAESLDRAALQAAYARIHALEAPLAEQLLQGLQRHPQVTVYGPQAADQRVGTVGFRVNGETPDQTAHRLSERGVSVAAGHFYAVMPIRKLGLYPDGLVRASLAHYTSADDVERLLAAL
- a CDS encoding transglutaminase family protein, which codes for MTDGETTSLSPQPRRRNPDVLRVRAGFEFEFELSYATPMLFVVEPRDRPGQRIVAQRRELSPDLPLAQTSSYMDAFGNVVWRVLAPPGRLRITHDLLADVPSRRDPVLSGLPGTPVERLPDELLQYLLPSRYVDSDLLTPEAWQRFGSVPAGWMQVQAICDHLHGTLRYGAGSTSATTASQAYQSGVAVCRDFAHLGVAYCRALNIPARYVCGYLPDVGVPQDGRPMDFHAWFEAWVDGAWRTFDARHNVPRAGRVLIATGRDASDTAFNTAFGNARLVHMRVWADEVDGDAVLPAQVPTPAQANHSTELAGTESREGEMHG